The following are encoded in a window of Lonchura striata isolate bLonStr1 chromosome 33, bLonStr1.mat, whole genome shotgun sequence genomic DNA:
- the ARNT gene encoding aryl hydrocarbon receptor nuclear translocator isoform X10, which translates to MAATAASAEMASDVSSLGAAVGSGNSGSGAQAGGAVAQRPSKRRPGLDFDDDGEGNSKFLRCDDDPMPNDKERFARSDDEQSSADKERLARENHSEIERRRRNKMTAYITELSDMVPTCSALARKPDKLTILRMAVSHMKSLRGTGNTSTDGTYKPSFLTDQELKHLILEAADGFLFIVSCETGRVVYVSDSVTPVLNQPQSEWFGSTLYEQVHPDDVGKLREQLSTSENALTGRILDLKTGTVKKEGQQSMRMCMGSRRSFICRMRCGNSSVDPVAVNRLSFMRNRCRNGLGAAKDGEPHYVVVHCTGYIKAWPPAGVSLPDDDPDAGQGSKFCLVAIGRLQVTSSPNCTDMNNVCQPTEFISRHNTEGIFTFIDHRCVATVGYQPQELLGKDIVDFCHPEDQQLLRDSFQQVVKLKGQVLSVMFRFRSKNREWLWMRTSSFTFQNPYSDEIEYIICTNTNVKQQQPPQAELEVGPGRESLAGYEHSQVPVQPVSAAGPEHSKPLEKAESLFSQERDPRFGEIFPGISTDESKAIPASTMPANPPLFAQGNTFTAARPAENFRSSSMVPPVNIIQQQPAPAGRILSQISRHSAPAQVSGTTWAPGTRPVFTPQQVASQTVKTRPPSFSMGTFQGTPSSFSSMTAPGSTASPTTAPYPALASRGTGFTAAEAAQTPAPFQPRAADAVGMWPQWQGQHHGPGSGEQHVQQPQPSQPEVFPDMLTMLGDQGPNYNNEEFPELNIFPSFSE; encoded by the exons aTGGCCGCCACCGCCGCCAGCGCGG AGATGGCATCCGATGTTTCCTCGCTGGGTGCAGCCGTTGGCTCCGGGAACTCCGGGTCGGGagcccaggctggaggagccgTAGCTCAGAGGCCCAGCAAGAGACGGCCGGG gctGGATTTTGATGATGATGGAGAAGGGAACAGTAAATTCCTCAG ATGTGATGATGACCCAATGCCAAACGATAAAGAGAGATTTGCCAG gtctGATGATGAGCAGAGTTCAGCGGATAAGGAGAGACTTGCCAG GGAGAACCACAGCGAGATCGAGCGCAGGAGGAGGAACAAGATGACCGCCTACATCACGGAGCTGTCGGACATGGTGCCCACGTGCAGCGCCCTGGCCCGCAAGCCGGACAAGCTGACCATCCTGCGCATGGCCGTGTCCCACATGAAGTCCCTGCGTGGTACTGGCAACACCTCCACGGATGGCACCTACAAACCCTCCTTTCTCACCGACCAG GAGCTCAAACACCTGATCCTGGAGGCAGCTGATGGCTTCCTGTTCATCGTGTCCTGCGAGACGGGGCGCGTGGTCTACGTGTCGGACTCGGTGACGCCGGTGCTGAACCAGCCGCAGTCCGAGTGGTTCGGCAGCACCTTGTACGAGCAGGTGCACCCCGACGACGTGGGCAAGCTGCGGGAGCAGCTCTCCACCTCCGAGAACGCCCTCACAG gtcGTATCCTCGATTTGAAGACGGGGACTGTGAAGAAGGAAGGGCAGCAGTCCATGAGGATGTGCATGGGCTCCCGGAGATCTTTCATCTGCCGAATGAG GTGTGGCAACAGCTCTGTGGATCCAGTCGCTGTCAATCGCCTCAGCTTCATGAGGAATCGCTGCAG GAATGGTTTAGGTGCAGCCAAGGATGGAGAACCTCACTACGTGGTCGTGCACTGCACGGGCTACATCAaagcctggcccccagcag GTGTTTCTCTGCCTGACGATGACCCCGACGCTGGCCAGGGCAGCAAGTTCTGCCTCGTGGCCATTGGCAGGCTCCAG GTGACCAGCTCCCCCAACTGCACGGACATGAACAATGTCTGCCAGCCCACAGAATTCATCTCCCGACACAACACCGAAGGAATTTTCACCTTCATCGACCACCGGTGCGTGGCCACCGTGGGTTACCAGCCCCAG GAACTTTTGGGGAAAGACATTGTGGATTTCTGCCATCCAGAAGACCAACAGCTTTTACGGGACAGTTTTCAACAG GTGGTGAAGTTAAAAGGCCAGGTCCTGTCAGTCATGTTCCGCTTCCGATCCAAAAACCGGGAATGGCTGTGGATGAGAACCAGCTCCTTCACCTTCCAGAACCCCTACTCGGATGAGATCGAGTACATCATCTGCACCAACACCAACGTCAA gcagcagcagccaccccaGGCCGAGCTGGAAGTGGGCCCAGGAAGGGAGAGCTTGGCTGGGTATGAGCACTCACAG GTGCCCGTCCAGCCCGTGAGCGCTGCCGGCCCCGAGCACAGCAAGCCCCTGGAGAAGGCTGAGAGCCTGTTCAGCCAGGAGCGGGACCCACGCTTCGGGGAGATCTTCCCTGGCATCAGCACAG ATGAGAGCAAAGCCATCCCTGCCAGCACCATGCCAGCCAACCCACCCCTCTTTGCCCAGGGAAACACCTTCACTGCTGCACGGCCTGCTGAGAACTTCAG gagcagcagcatggTCCCTCCAGTGAACATCATCCAGCAGCAGCCCGCGCCCGCCGGCCGGATCTTGTCCCAGATTTCCCGGCACTCCGCCCCAGCTCAGGTCAGCGGGACCACCTGGGCTCCAGGGACACGGCCGGTGTTCACACCCCAG CAAGTGGCATCCCAGACAGTGAAGACTCGACCGCCTTCCTTCAGCATGGGGACATTCCAGGGCACGCCGTCCTCCTTCAGCTCCATGACAGCGCCGGGATCGACGGCTTCTCCCACCACGGCGCCGTacccagccctggccagccGCGGCACAGGCTTCA CAGCCGCAGAGGCAGCGCAGACCCCGGCCCCGTTCCAGCCCCGCGCCGCCGACGCCGTGGGAATGTGGCCACAGTGGCAAGGACAGCACCACGGCCCAGGATCTGGGGAGCAGCAcgtgcagcagccccagcccagccagcctgAGGTCTTCCCA GACATGCTGACCATGTTGGGGGACCAAGGGCCCAACTACAACAATGAAGAATTCCCAGAGCTGAATATATTCCCTTCTTTTTCCGAATAA
- the ARNT gene encoding aryl hydrocarbon receptor nuclear translocator isoform X9: MAATAASAEMASDVSSLGAAVGSGNSGSGAQAGGAVAQRPSKRRPGLDFDDDGEGNSKFLRCDDDPMPNDKERFARENHSEIERRRRNKMTAYITELSDMVPTCSALARKPDKLTILRMAVSHMKSLRGTGNTSTDGTYKPSFLTDQELKHLILEAADGFLFIVSCETGRVVYVSDSVTPVLNQPQSEWFGSTLYEQVHPDDVGKLREQLSTSENALTGRILDLKTGTVKKEGQQSMRMCMGSRRSFICRMRCGNSSVDPVAVNRLSFMRNRCRNGLGAAKDGEPHYVVVHCTGYIKAWPPAGVSLPDDDPDAGQGSKFCLVAIGRLQVTSSPNCTDMNNVCQPTEFISRHNTEGIFTFIDHRCVATVGYQPQELLGKDIVDFCHPEDQQLLRDSFQQVVKLKGQVLSVMFRFRSKNREWLWMRTSSFTFQNPYSDEIEYIICTNTNVKNSSQESRPALANSMPRPQLGQSVSLPLDMGTAPLPSRQQQPPQAELEVGPGRESLAGYEHSQVPVQPVSAAGPEHSKPLEKAESLFSQERDPRFGEIFPGISTDESKAIPASTMPANPPLFAQGNTFTAARPAENFRSSSMVPPVNIIQQQPAPAGRILSQISRHSAPAQVSGTTWAPGTRPVFTPQQVASQTVKTRPPSFSMGTFQGTPSSFSSMTAPGSTASPTTAPYPALASRGTGFTAEAAQTPAPFQPRAADAVGMWPQWQGQHHGPGSGEQHVQQPQPSQPEVFPDMLTMLGDQGPNYNNEEFPELNIFPSFSE; the protein is encoded by the exons aTGGCCGCCACCGCCGCCAGCGCGG AGATGGCATCCGATGTTTCCTCGCTGGGTGCAGCCGTTGGCTCCGGGAACTCCGGGTCGGGagcccaggctggaggagccgTAGCTCAGAGGCCCAGCAAGAGACGGCCGGG gctGGATTTTGATGATGATGGAGAAGGGAACAGTAAATTCCTCAG ATGTGATGATGACCCAATGCCAAACGATAAAGAGAGATTTGCCAG GGAGAACCACAGCGAGATCGAGCGCAGGAGGAGGAACAAGATGACCGCCTACATCACGGAGCTGTCGGACATGGTGCCCACGTGCAGCGCCCTGGCCCGCAAGCCGGACAAGCTGACCATCCTGCGCATGGCCGTGTCCCACATGAAGTCCCTGCGTGGTACTGGCAACACCTCCACGGATGGCACCTACAAACCCTCCTTTCTCACCGACCAG GAGCTCAAACACCTGATCCTGGAGGCAGCTGATGGCTTCCTGTTCATCGTGTCCTGCGAGACGGGGCGCGTGGTCTACGTGTCGGACTCGGTGACGCCGGTGCTGAACCAGCCGCAGTCCGAGTGGTTCGGCAGCACCTTGTACGAGCAGGTGCACCCCGACGACGTGGGCAAGCTGCGGGAGCAGCTCTCCACCTCCGAGAACGCCCTCACAG gtcGTATCCTCGATTTGAAGACGGGGACTGTGAAGAAGGAAGGGCAGCAGTCCATGAGGATGTGCATGGGCTCCCGGAGATCTTTCATCTGCCGAATGAG GTGTGGCAACAGCTCTGTGGATCCAGTCGCTGTCAATCGCCTCAGCTTCATGAGGAATCGCTGCAG GAATGGTTTAGGTGCAGCCAAGGATGGAGAACCTCACTACGTGGTCGTGCACTGCACGGGCTACATCAaagcctggcccccagcag GTGTTTCTCTGCCTGACGATGACCCCGACGCTGGCCAGGGCAGCAAGTTCTGCCTCGTGGCCATTGGCAGGCTCCAG GTGACCAGCTCCCCCAACTGCACGGACATGAACAATGTCTGCCAGCCCACAGAATTCATCTCCCGACACAACACCGAAGGAATTTTCACCTTCATCGACCACCGGTGCGTGGCCACCGTGGGTTACCAGCCCCAG GAACTTTTGGGGAAAGACATTGTGGATTTCTGCCATCCAGAAGACCAACAGCTTTTACGGGACAGTTTTCAACAG GTGGTGAAGTTAAAAGGCCAGGTCCTGTCAGTCATGTTCCGCTTCCGATCCAAAAACCGGGAATGGCTGTGGATGAGAACCAGCTCCTTCACCTTCCAGAACCCCTACTCGGATGAGATCGAGTACATCATCTGCACCAACACCAACGTCAA GAACTCGAGCCAGGAGTCCCGGCCTGCCCTGGCAAACTCCATGCCAAGGCctcagctggggcagagtgTCAGCCTTCCCCTGGACATGGGCACGGCCCCACTGCCCTCCAG gcagcagcagccaccccaGGCCGAGCTGGAAGTGGGCCCAGGAAGGGAGAGCTTGGCTGGGTATGAGCACTCACAG GTGCCCGTCCAGCCCGTGAGCGCTGCCGGCCCCGAGCACAGCAAGCCCCTGGAGAAGGCTGAGAGCCTGTTCAGCCAGGAGCGGGACCCACGCTTCGGGGAGATCTTCCCTGGCATCAGCACAG ATGAGAGCAAAGCCATCCCTGCCAGCACCATGCCAGCCAACCCACCCCTCTTTGCCCAGGGAAACACCTTCACTGCTGCACGGCCTGCTGAGAACTTCAG gagcagcagcatggTCCCTCCAGTGAACATCATCCAGCAGCAGCCCGCGCCCGCCGGCCGGATCTTGTCCCAGATTTCCCGGCACTCCGCCCCAGCTCAGGTCAGCGGGACCACCTGGGCTCCAGGGACACGGCCGGTGTTCACACCCCAG CAAGTGGCATCCCAGACAGTGAAGACTCGACCGCCTTCCTTCAGCATGGGGACATTCCAGGGCACGCCGTCCTCCTTCAGCTCCATGACAGCGCCGGGATCGACGGCTTCTCCCACCACGGCGCCGTacccagccctggccagccGCGGCACAGGCTTCA CCGCAGAGGCAGCGCAGACCCCGGCCCCGTTCCAGCCCCGCGCCGCCGACGCCGTGGGAATGTGGCCACAGTGGCAAGGACAGCACCACGGCCCAGGATCTGGGGAGCAGCAcgtgcagcagccccagcccagccagcctgAGGTCTTCCCA GACATGCTGACCATGTTGGGGGACCAAGGGCCCAACTACAACAATGAAGAATTCCCAGAGCTGAATATATTCCCTTCTTTTTCCGAATAA
- the ARNT gene encoding aryl hydrocarbon receptor nuclear translocator isoform X5, whose amino-acid sequence MAATAASAEMASDVSSLGAAVGSGNSGSGAQAGGAVAQRPSKRRPGLDFDDDGEGNSKFLRCDDDPMPNDKERFARSDDEQSSADKERLARENHSEIERRRRNKMTAYITELSDMVPTCSALARKPDKLTILRMAVSHMKSLRGTGNTSTDGTYKPSFLTDQELKHLILEAADGFLFIVSCETGRVVYVSDSVTPVLNQPQSEWFGSTLYEQVHPDDVGKLREQLSTSENALTGRILDLKTGTVKKEGQQSMRMCMGSRRSFICRMRCGNSSVDPVAVNRLSFMRNRCRNGLGAAKDGEPHYVVVHCTGYIKAWPPAGVSLPDDDPDAGQGSKFCLVAIGRLQVTSSPNCTDMNNVCQPTEFISRHNTEGIFTFIDHRCVATVGYQPQELLGKDIVDFCHPEDQQLLRDSFQQVVKLKGQVLSVMFRFRSKNREWLWMRTSSFTFQNPYSDEIEYIICTNTNVKNSSQESRPALANSMPRPQLGQSVSLPLDMGTAPLPSRQQQPPQAELEVGPGRESLAGYEHSQVPVQPVSAAGPEHSKPLEKAESLFSQERDPRFGEIFPGISTDESKAIPASTMPANPPLFAQGNTFTAARPAENFRSSSMVPPVNIIQQQPAPAGRILSQISRHSAPAQVSGTTWAPGTRPVFTPQQVASQTVKTRPPSFSMGTFQGTPSSFSSMTAPGSTASPTTAPYPALASRGTGFTAAEAAQTPAPFQPRAADAVGMWPQWQGQHHGPGSGEQHVQQPQPSQPEVFPDMLTMLGDQGPNYNNEEFPELNIFPSFSE is encoded by the exons aTGGCCGCCACCGCCGCCAGCGCGG AGATGGCATCCGATGTTTCCTCGCTGGGTGCAGCCGTTGGCTCCGGGAACTCCGGGTCGGGagcccaggctggaggagccgTAGCTCAGAGGCCCAGCAAGAGACGGCCGGG gctGGATTTTGATGATGATGGAGAAGGGAACAGTAAATTCCTCAG ATGTGATGATGACCCAATGCCAAACGATAAAGAGAGATTTGCCAG gtctGATGATGAGCAGAGTTCAGCGGATAAGGAGAGACTTGCCAG GGAGAACCACAGCGAGATCGAGCGCAGGAGGAGGAACAAGATGACCGCCTACATCACGGAGCTGTCGGACATGGTGCCCACGTGCAGCGCCCTGGCCCGCAAGCCGGACAAGCTGACCATCCTGCGCATGGCCGTGTCCCACATGAAGTCCCTGCGTGGTACTGGCAACACCTCCACGGATGGCACCTACAAACCCTCCTTTCTCACCGACCAG GAGCTCAAACACCTGATCCTGGAGGCAGCTGATGGCTTCCTGTTCATCGTGTCCTGCGAGACGGGGCGCGTGGTCTACGTGTCGGACTCGGTGACGCCGGTGCTGAACCAGCCGCAGTCCGAGTGGTTCGGCAGCACCTTGTACGAGCAGGTGCACCCCGACGACGTGGGCAAGCTGCGGGAGCAGCTCTCCACCTCCGAGAACGCCCTCACAG gtcGTATCCTCGATTTGAAGACGGGGACTGTGAAGAAGGAAGGGCAGCAGTCCATGAGGATGTGCATGGGCTCCCGGAGATCTTTCATCTGCCGAATGAG GTGTGGCAACAGCTCTGTGGATCCAGTCGCTGTCAATCGCCTCAGCTTCATGAGGAATCGCTGCAG GAATGGTTTAGGTGCAGCCAAGGATGGAGAACCTCACTACGTGGTCGTGCACTGCACGGGCTACATCAaagcctggcccccagcag GTGTTTCTCTGCCTGACGATGACCCCGACGCTGGCCAGGGCAGCAAGTTCTGCCTCGTGGCCATTGGCAGGCTCCAG GTGACCAGCTCCCCCAACTGCACGGACATGAACAATGTCTGCCAGCCCACAGAATTCATCTCCCGACACAACACCGAAGGAATTTTCACCTTCATCGACCACCGGTGCGTGGCCACCGTGGGTTACCAGCCCCAG GAACTTTTGGGGAAAGACATTGTGGATTTCTGCCATCCAGAAGACCAACAGCTTTTACGGGACAGTTTTCAACAG GTGGTGAAGTTAAAAGGCCAGGTCCTGTCAGTCATGTTCCGCTTCCGATCCAAAAACCGGGAATGGCTGTGGATGAGAACCAGCTCCTTCACCTTCCAGAACCCCTACTCGGATGAGATCGAGTACATCATCTGCACCAACACCAACGTCAA GAACTCGAGCCAGGAGTCCCGGCCTGCCCTGGCAAACTCCATGCCAAGGCctcagctggggcagagtgTCAGCCTTCCCCTGGACATGGGCACGGCCCCACTGCCCTCCAG gcagcagcagccaccccaGGCCGAGCTGGAAGTGGGCCCAGGAAGGGAGAGCTTGGCTGGGTATGAGCACTCACAG GTGCCCGTCCAGCCCGTGAGCGCTGCCGGCCCCGAGCACAGCAAGCCCCTGGAGAAGGCTGAGAGCCTGTTCAGCCAGGAGCGGGACCCACGCTTCGGGGAGATCTTCCCTGGCATCAGCACAG ATGAGAGCAAAGCCATCCCTGCCAGCACCATGCCAGCCAACCCACCCCTCTTTGCCCAGGGAAACACCTTCACTGCTGCACGGCCTGCTGAGAACTTCAG gagcagcagcatggTCCCTCCAGTGAACATCATCCAGCAGCAGCCCGCGCCCGCCGGCCGGATCTTGTCCCAGATTTCCCGGCACTCCGCCCCAGCTCAGGTCAGCGGGACCACCTGGGCTCCAGGGACACGGCCGGTGTTCACACCCCAG CAAGTGGCATCCCAGACAGTGAAGACTCGACCGCCTTCCTTCAGCATGGGGACATTCCAGGGCACGCCGTCCTCCTTCAGCTCCATGACAGCGCCGGGATCGACGGCTTCTCCCACCACGGCGCCGTacccagccctggccagccGCGGCACAGGCTTCA CAGCCGCAGAGGCAGCGCAGACCCCGGCCCCGTTCCAGCCCCGCGCCGCCGACGCCGTGGGAATGTGGCCACAGTGGCAAGGACAGCACCACGGCCCAGGATCTGGGGAGCAGCAcgtgcagcagccccagcccagccagcctgAGGTCTTCCCA GACATGCTGACCATGTTGGGGGACCAAGGGCCCAACTACAACAATGAAGAATTCCCAGAGCTGAATATATTCCCTTCTTTTTCCGAATAA
- the ARNT gene encoding aryl hydrocarbon receptor nuclear translocator isoform X8 — MAATAASAEMASDVSSLGAAVGSGNSGSGAQAGGAVAQRPSKRRPGLDFDDDGEGNSKFLRCDDDPMPNDKERFARSDDEQSSADKERLARENHSEIERRRRNKMTAYITELSDMVPTCSALARKPDKLTILRMAVSHMKSLRGTGNTSTDGTYKPSFLTDQELKHLILEAADGFLFIVSCETGRVVYVSDSVTPVLNQPQSEWFGSTLYEQVHPDDVGKLREQLSTSENALTEGTKPWCLSTKDAAAPPENASKGRILDLKTGTVKKEGQQSMRMCMGSRRSFICRMRCGNSSVDPVAVNRLSFMRNRCRNGLGAAKDGEPHYVVVHCTGYIKAWPPAGVSLPDDDPDAGQGSKFCLVAIGRLQVTSSPNCTDMNNVCQPTEFISRHNTEGIFTFIDHRCVATVGYQPQELLGKDIVDFCHPEDQQLLRDSFQQVVKLKGQVLSVMFRFRSKNREWLWMRTSSFTFQNPYSDEIEYIICTNTNVKQQQPPQAELEVGPGRESLAGYEHSQVPVQPVSAAGPEHSKPLEKAESLFSQERDPRFGEIFPGISTDESKAIPASTMPANPPLFAQGNTFTAARPAENFRSSSMVPPVNIIQQQPAPAGRILSQISRHSAPAQVSGTTWAPGTRPVFTPQQVASQTVKTRPPSFSMGTFQGTPSSFSSMTAPGSTASPTTAPYPALASRGTGFTAAEAAQTPAPFQPRAADAVGMWPQWQGQHHGPGSGEQHVQQPQPSQPEVFPDMLTMLGDQGPNYNNEEFPELNIFPSFSE; from the exons aTGGCCGCCACCGCCGCCAGCGCGG AGATGGCATCCGATGTTTCCTCGCTGGGTGCAGCCGTTGGCTCCGGGAACTCCGGGTCGGGagcccaggctggaggagccgTAGCTCAGAGGCCCAGCAAGAGACGGCCGGG gctGGATTTTGATGATGATGGAGAAGGGAACAGTAAATTCCTCAG ATGTGATGATGACCCAATGCCAAACGATAAAGAGAGATTTGCCAG gtctGATGATGAGCAGAGTTCAGCGGATAAGGAGAGACTTGCCAG GGAGAACCACAGCGAGATCGAGCGCAGGAGGAGGAACAAGATGACCGCCTACATCACGGAGCTGTCGGACATGGTGCCCACGTGCAGCGCCCTGGCCCGCAAGCCGGACAAGCTGACCATCCTGCGCATGGCCGTGTCCCACATGAAGTCCCTGCGTGGTACTGGCAACACCTCCACGGATGGCACCTACAAACCCTCCTTTCTCACCGACCAG GAGCTCAAACACCTGATCCTGGAGGCAGCTGATGGCTTCCTGTTCATCGTGTCCTGCGAGACGGGGCGCGTGGTCTACGTGTCGGACTCGGTGACGCCGGTGCTGAACCAGCCGCAGTCCGAGTGGTTCGGCAGCACCTTGTACGAGCAGGTGCACCCCGACGACGTGGGCAAGCTGCGGGAGCAGCTCTCCACCTCCGAGAACGCCCTCACAG AGGGAACCAAGCCCTGGTGCCTTTCTACCAAGGATGCTGCAGCCCCCCCCGAGAATGCATCTAAAG gtcGTATCCTCGATTTGAAGACGGGGACTGTGAAGAAGGAAGGGCAGCAGTCCATGAGGATGTGCATGGGCTCCCGGAGATCTTTCATCTGCCGAATGAG GTGTGGCAACAGCTCTGTGGATCCAGTCGCTGTCAATCGCCTCAGCTTCATGAGGAATCGCTGCAG GAATGGTTTAGGTGCAGCCAAGGATGGAGAACCTCACTACGTGGTCGTGCACTGCACGGGCTACATCAaagcctggcccccagcag GTGTTTCTCTGCCTGACGATGACCCCGACGCTGGCCAGGGCAGCAAGTTCTGCCTCGTGGCCATTGGCAGGCTCCAG GTGACCAGCTCCCCCAACTGCACGGACATGAACAATGTCTGCCAGCCCACAGAATTCATCTCCCGACACAACACCGAAGGAATTTTCACCTTCATCGACCACCGGTGCGTGGCCACCGTGGGTTACCAGCCCCAG GAACTTTTGGGGAAAGACATTGTGGATTTCTGCCATCCAGAAGACCAACAGCTTTTACGGGACAGTTTTCAACAG GTGGTGAAGTTAAAAGGCCAGGTCCTGTCAGTCATGTTCCGCTTCCGATCCAAAAACCGGGAATGGCTGTGGATGAGAACCAGCTCCTTCACCTTCCAGAACCCCTACTCGGATGAGATCGAGTACATCATCTGCACCAACACCAACGTCAA gcagcagcagccaccccaGGCCGAGCTGGAAGTGGGCCCAGGAAGGGAGAGCTTGGCTGGGTATGAGCACTCACAG GTGCCCGTCCAGCCCGTGAGCGCTGCCGGCCCCGAGCACAGCAAGCCCCTGGAGAAGGCTGAGAGCCTGTTCAGCCAGGAGCGGGACCCACGCTTCGGGGAGATCTTCCCTGGCATCAGCACAG ATGAGAGCAAAGCCATCCCTGCCAGCACCATGCCAGCCAACCCACCCCTCTTTGCCCAGGGAAACACCTTCACTGCTGCACGGCCTGCTGAGAACTTCAG gagcagcagcatggTCCCTCCAGTGAACATCATCCAGCAGCAGCCCGCGCCCGCCGGCCGGATCTTGTCCCAGATTTCCCGGCACTCCGCCCCAGCTCAGGTCAGCGGGACCACCTGGGCTCCAGGGACACGGCCGGTGTTCACACCCCAG CAAGTGGCATCCCAGACAGTGAAGACTCGACCGCCTTCCTTCAGCATGGGGACATTCCAGGGCACGCCGTCCTCCTTCAGCTCCATGACAGCGCCGGGATCGACGGCTTCTCCCACCACGGCGCCGTacccagccctggccagccGCGGCACAGGCTTCA CAGCCGCAGAGGCAGCGCAGACCCCGGCCCCGTTCCAGCCCCGCGCCGCCGACGCCGTGGGAATGTGGCCACAGTGGCAAGGACAGCACCACGGCCCAGGATCTGGGGAGCAGCAcgtgcagcagccccagcccagccagcctgAGGTCTTCCCA GACATGCTGACCATGTTGGGGGACCAAGGGCCCAACTACAACAATGAAGAATTCCCAGAGCTGAATATATTCCCTTCTTTTTCCGAATAA